The Serinus canaria isolate serCan28SL12 chromosome 22, serCan2020, whole genome shotgun sequence genomic sequence CCTCAGAAACACAAAGGAGTCCAGGTTGGGCTTTGGAACTGCAGAAAACACATTGAGAGCACAAGCTCAGCCCTCACTTatgctcctctgcagagcactggggGCTCTGACAGATAACAAACAAACTGACAGGTACACAAACTCCCCAGCAAAGGGAACACCAGACCCTTCTAATCAGATGTGTGTGCTTGGCCTCAGTGCAAGACAGGACTTGACAGCAGGGGCCAGCACgatcccctggcagcagcatggAACCATGTGACATTACCATCACATCACCTCTGCTCAACTGAGCAGCAAGTGAAGGACTAGGCCTTGCATCTGGGGCTCCCTGGAGCTTTCCCCACACTTTACCTGCTTCTACAATTTTCAGATTACCCTGGAGTCTGGACAGACTCACCTGACTTTAGGAGAGACACTTTCTGCAGGTTAGGTGGCATGTGTTTCAGGGCCACATTTTTCAGGTAAGCTTCTGTGTTTGCCATATACCTGAAACAAACCATTGAAGTATTGAGTTGGTTTatcaaataaatacaaatctGAAGGGAGAGTATTGACTTAAAATTAGAGTAAGAGACAGCTCCTCATGCCATGGGCACAGCCCATGAGAAAGACAGGCCCTTGGCCTGCCCTGGTAACTGACTCAAAGTCACCAGagttattttcagttcttttcttgCCCACAAGGAAACCTCCTGGGAAGACACACTGCTTATTACTTCAAACCTGTCTGCTCACAGTCCCAAGAACTTCAGCAAAAACACACAGGTAAGTTTCTATAATCTCTGAAAAGGGGGAATGATACGTTGAAAACCTACTCACTCTTTAGCAAAAGCAAACTCCTCTGGTGATAAAATGGAGGGCTCCCCTTCAGCTCGAgacttctccttctccaggatGTGGGGAAAAAACTTCTCTATCTAATATTGgaacaaaacccaacagaatGACAAAGATCTCTTCCACCATTCAGTGTTTAAAGCCCCAGTTTCCACTAGATTCCCTacaagctgcaggagcagctcaaatccctgctcctgaaGTAACTGTGACACCACGTGGGATCACCAAGCTACACAaccagcaggacacaggcacagcaggactTGGGCAGGATGGGACAGCACTCAGCTGTGATGaagccagcagcactcacaaCATTGTCATCAACACTGCTGTGATCTCCCTTCATTACAATACCAAAGTGTGTCCAAGAAATTAATGTGAGTTACATTTCTGACAGAGAGAGaacatttaattaaatgctGTGCTGAGGCAGGAAACCGTGTGTAGGTAAAGTCCTCCCTGAAATGAGCCTTTTTCACCCTGTGGGCTGCACAGCAAGCGTTACCTTCACCAGCCGACACCTCAAGTAGCTGCTGAGCACGAAACGGATCCTTTCAATCTCCATGTGATGAACGCTGACCTTCAGGTCTCCTCTCTTCGCCCGTTTCAGGTTtgcttcctgcaggaaaaagcaACAAGAAATTAAATGGTTGAAACATCAAAGAAGAAGTAACAGAGGAAGTTTTGTACATAGAACCCACAAAACCAGACTATGGCTGTTTTTGATGACCCACTGCACACTGCATCCTCGTACTTGAGCCCTTTTCCATGGCAAGCTGAAAGAAGAGACTCGGAGCAGCTTTGTCTCAGAGACAGGGGAGCAGACAAGCCCAGCACCCTCACAGAGCCTCAGGCAAGCAGGGCCTGCCCGCACcacccccagccaggagcacctACCATATGGTCCAGCTGCTCCACAACGCACTCGATGATTTCAGGTTTACTCTCCAGCAGCTCCGGAGCAAATTTCTCGTTCAGCCAGGCCTGAAAGAAGGCACGCTGTCAGTGAAAGCGGGGCAGAcctcagctgcacagccccaccacCAGCGAGAGGGAGAAACGGCCACGGCCCCGCCGCTCggcctcagccccagcccaagCCCGTCGCTCAGCGCCCGGTACCTGCTCTAGGCTGTGGATCAGCTGTGCCGGGGTCAGCACCAGCTCCTCGCTGTCGCCGTCCGAGTCGCCGCCGGTCGCGGCCGCCATCGCTCCCGCCAAGCGACCCAGCTGGCCCGCGCCACTGCGCATGCGCGGCAGCCCTGGACCGGGGATGGGGAACCGCGCTGAGGCCGCTTGGCCTGTCGGGAAACGGACTGGGGCCGCCGCTCCTTCCCCGGCCAATCAGGACGCAGATTGAAAAAAGCCACCTTCTCCAGCCAATCAGAATAgagattggaaaaaaaaaaaccaaaacatcctCTACAGCCAATCAGGACGCAGATAGAAAAAAGCCATCCTCTTCAGCCAATCAAGAAACAGATAGAAAAAAAGCCATCTTCATGAGCCAATCAGAACACAAATTGAAAAAAAGCCATCTACTTCAGCCAATCAGAACACAGATTGAAAAAGAGCCATCTGCTTCAGCCAATCAGGATGCAGattgaaaaaaaagctgtcCTCTTCAGCCAATCAGGATGCAGATTGAAAAAAAGCCATCTGCTTCAGCCAATCAGGACACAGATTGAAAAAAAGCCATCTTCATCAGCCAATCAGGATGCAGATTGAATCTGCTGGGCCAACCAGGAGGCAGATTGAAATGAAGCTTTTTTATCTAATcgcagtgcagctcctggctgcaagCTTTTTCAGCCAATCAGGAAGAGGGTTCAGTTGGCCAATAAGGAGGCAGAAGCAGCTCTTTTGGAAGTCAGGCGGCTCAGGCTGCAGCCGCCTCCACCAATCAGGGAACGGCGTCCAGCTGCAACTTCTGGGCCAATGAGGAGGCgcagggaagctgcagctgcttcatCCAATCAGTGCTCAGCAGATTTGAcagtccccagcccaggcaccaGGTGGGCATGGCCACGATAGAACCAGAGCCATGGAACCCaaacacagggacacagccaggcacCAGGTGGCCACTGGCCACAACAGAGTAGGAGCcatggagcacagggacacagccaggcacCAGGTGGCCACTGGCCATGATGGAGCCATAGCCCCCATAGACATGGAGCccagacacagggacacagcccccagcctgggtacctgcccccagtgccaggcacagggacacagcccccagccccagggacatAGCCCCAGCCCTGGTAccagacacagccccagctctggcccAGGGACGCTGctcaggcacagggacactgcccccagcctggacacagccccagccctggcaaagcccccagtgccaggcacagggacaTTGCCTGGGCACCCCCtagtgccagggacagggacactgccctgcgcccaggcacagcccccagcccagagctcgAGTCACCCTCCCGCCCCTCAGCACGGCGCTGCCAGAACACACCTGCACACAGTTTAAGAAAAGGTTTACTGATCCATCAGTACTTCTGCCAATATTGcaacagctgtgaaaggcaAACACTGTTACAgtttagaaaaaacaaatttatacaatgaaaatattaatcaaATCTCAACCCCCCCAGTGGCTGAGGAATGAGCCTGGAGTTCCACATCCAGTATTagcacctgcagcaccaccaccaAGCAACCCAACCCCTCAGCCCTGCAAAGCATCTCCTCTGAACTCCTGAGTTCCTTCCACAACTAGACACTGACACTCGGCCCCTGCGCCAGGACACCTGGGCTCTGACACGGGAAAATGATGGAAGAGAAGGGATTCAGCCAGCTTGGATTGTGGGGAGCTGCACTCGTGCAGGTTCTGCTGAGCAATGCACGGGGATGCTGAGGAATGCACAGCTCAACTCCTCAATGTGTGCCAGAGACAGAATTAAGAAATCCATCTTACACAGTATCTTACAGTTTGTCAAATCAATGTTTTcctataaattatatataagaAATTCATAAAGAAACAGTTTTACACTTCACATATTAATCAGAGAAGGGTGGGAATCATTAGTTTTATTGGCTCAGCATCCACTTTACTGTGCTCACTGCTTGATGGATGACCAGGCCCCTCTTGGTGAGCACTGATGGGGCCAAcaacagcacagacacagggGCAGAAAAACCAGCAGGGTCAAAGTCTGGCTACAGCCCCTTCCCCCCAGGGATAACCAAGACCTTAACTCAAGGAACACTTTGCCTTTTGGTTTCCCACAAGGATCAGCACAAGAGATGCTGCCTTGGGTCACTCCTCACTGGGAAGAGGCACTGTGTAACTCTGCACTCTTACACTGAACTGGAGGGAAATTCCCAACTTTGAGCAGGAGCTTTCCAGAGCCCAACTGAAACACAGAAGGGTTTAAGAACCAGGGACAAACAGCACTGCACTTACAGGACTAAAACTAAACCTCTGTTGGGCTGAGAGCCCCATTTCTTTCAGGAGAGAACAAAGCTTAAccacttctgccttttcttgagaaaaaaaaaaaccaaaaacaaaaacccaaaccaaacaaaaactaaaaagtGATCCTCTTGCTTCCAAATCTACTGCAAAGTGGATGCTGACCAGCTAGGTCACCCCCTGGGGAGCCGTTTGAGGAAGTTAGTCCTTGTAGTAGATGGCACTGTGGAtctggcagcagagaaaggaatgaTGCTCTAAAGTAGGAGGTAGGGGAACCTTGGTACAGCAAGTCCACCGGTGAGCTATCATCTAGGAAAGAAGTTTCATATGGTTAGAAATTCCTCCCAAGTCAAACCAAGAGCTCCCCTACACAAACCTTTCTACAGAGTGTGGCAAGAGGAGCAAGTTACCATGAGCAGAACCCAGGACTCTCAATTCCTTTtgtccaaacaaaaaataaagacctttattatttgcttctttttgcaTAACAGGCATAAGTATTTCCCACTCTTTTCTGCATAGACTGCCAACAATCTGGACTTGACACTCCCATCCCAGGGCCTGCAGAGCACCTAACACAAGGGAGCCAGTCCCAAAGTCAGCTTTCCAAAAGCAAAGGCATGGACAGTAATTGTGGTGGTCTACACTGGATACAATTAGCATGAGCCCCTATTACTGctatattttctgtaaaatctctttgcccaggactTTGCTCCTAGGaggctgagaagcctcagagaaaaataaagacaattatctgatttgcttctcctgtgttttgctgctttggaatgtgattgtttcattggtttcatgtgaatttttttttacttaatgaccaatcagaGTCAAGCTGTCTGGACTCTGGAAGGAGTTAGGAGTTTTTAATTagtatcttttagccttctataagtatcctttctctattctttagtatagtttagtatagtattcttttatataatagaaatcataaaataataaattagccttctaaaaaaatgaagtcaaaTTAATCATTCCTCCCTTTGatgggggaccccaaaaaaTACCACAAGCCCCAGTCCTGCAATCACCCCTCACTTTGTGAGGTGCCCAAGAGCATCAAGAGAGCTGAGAGCCTCTCAGCAGAGCTTTTCAAGGCTCCTGGGCCCTCTCACCAAAAGCATCACAAGTAAAGACATCAGCATGATAACCAGAACAGCAGCCAACTGCAAAACTGCAATAAAAAGGCTCTGTATGCTAGAGTGcacccagggacagagcccatTTCTTACCTGAGAAGAATTTTGGACATGATATAGCACAAGTTAGCATATTTACACAATCAAGACTCAAATTTCTCCAGGGTAATGTTCAGCAACATCCTGCCCAGTAGtgatatttttactttcaagAAGAGCTGGTGCACACAGGATTTATGTGAAGTCTTTGATTACATACAAGGGAGGGATAAAATCTCAGCATGACAGCACCCAATCCTCTGAGCACAGAAAGATGTTGAGACTGATCTGAGATAAGGGTAACATGTACCTGAGACTGCACAGTTTTATCTTCCACTGGTCAAACCTCTGTCTTCATAAATGGTAATTTCAATCTGCACAGAAAAACTGTTAGGGAAATACACTGTAAAGAGACTATGAAAACATACCCAGAAAAAGATTAAGATGATGGGACTTTTGATATCTTAGCTGTTTAAAGGCAGGTCCCAGGGCTCCACAGCAGTCTGTGTGAGGTGGCTCATCAGGTAAGAGCACTGACTCCCTCCCAGTTCTGCACAGGAACTCAGTGCTGTGTGGCTTTGAGCCTTGCCCCCCTGCTAAATTTTGGGGAAGGCTGTGcaccaaacaaaaaagttaATACTGCTAAAAAGTCACCAACCaaactgaaaatgcttttactCAAGTTGAATGTTGAAGGTGTATGCACAATGGAAAACACACTGAGAAAAAAGGAGTCATGTAGGTGACAGCTCTGTGTCTCTGTTTGGACAAGGACACAGAAAACCCAAGTGCAAGGAATTAACCTTATCATACATTCAATTGGCATTGGGTTCCAAGTTGCTGTGgtttcagtattttcaaagaaagatgTGTTGCTCATTATGCTTCCCCATTTGCTATGAGAGGTCTTTACAACTTCAGGCAATAACCACACAAAATGTCTGGTGAGCTATCATCTAGAAAAGAAGTTCCATATGGTTAGAAACTCCTCCTAAGCCAAACCAAAAGCTCCCCTACACAAACACTTCTAGGCAGGACTTGCCTTGCCTTGCAGGCATTTCTCTTAACaagtttttattcagaaaagcaCTTAAATGAGACCTTAATTCTGAGGATACTACAACAGAATTTGAGCATAGGTGGATGCTGTACCTGGTGGTGAGGGGTGACAATGAGAAGTGGGGCAAGTTCTTCCTCCAGAGGGAGAAGTGTGGCtcaacagctgaagaaaaagggTTGAAATAAGCCACACTGGAAGCAAGAGCAAGTGCTGGGCTTGCAGTGATGTCAAAATCTTCAGCAGAACCTGAGCTGAGGGTTGCACACTAACAGCCAGGTCTTGTTCTCATAACATCAATCTCTGTCCTACCAACACAGtcagaaaaacagcatttctggagCTTACTGGAACAGAGGAAGGATCTTGAGTCTCAGAGGTTGGGTTCCACATCTTCATGGGCTCTCCACGTACCAAACCTTAACACACCAAAACCTGACTGGGGAGCAGGACACAACAGAGAGCAACAAGACCAATCACTGATTCTCTATCCCAGATCAAGCATGAGCAGAAGTGCCTGAGACAAACCAGAGACAACATCAGAAGGCACAGAAGGATACAACTCTTAATCCTCTCTCGATGGGGTCTGTCAGCAGAAGGCCCTGAGGAGCATAGATCTTCTCATTCTGTTCCTGAATGAACTTTGCAATTTTCTTTAGAACCTGGGAATGAAACAGCACAAAAGTCACAGCTGTGGCAATGTGAGAACTGACACACAACTGGTCTGGTGGCTCCACAGTGCAGGATTCAGGGTGACCCCCATGGGACCCAAACTGAGCAGTACCAGCACGTCTGAGGTATCTCTGCACAGAATCTGCACCAAAACACTGCAAGTCACAGGAATCCCACCAAGAACCAAGTACTTGCCTGCAGGATGAAGGGGGAAACAAGCTCATACCTTTTCATAGTGTGTCTCCATGCACAGGAAGATGGTGTAGGCAGTCAGGCAGGCAAGACAACCCTCAAGGTAAGATTGGCCCCCAAGTTTTTCAGCTTCTGCATAGAGGTTGTTCAGTGTCCGGACTGTCTCCTCAAACTGCTGCCTGTCaatctgcaggaaaagcaaGTGAGGCTGTCAGGAGCACACTCCAGAACTCACCAGCAGCCTTGAACATCCACCTCCACTCAGGGATCACCTGCACTGTGCTCAAAGCCTGGAACACACAGAGTTACAGACCTGCAGCTCTTGGTTAGACACTGTCCTGTGCTCAGGCTGACTCTGAATTcaaacacagcagggacacaaaactgtggtgtttgtgaggtcttcaggatgaggtgagagatgagaatctgactccatgttcttagaaggttgatttattattatagtATAGAATgctatattaaaactatactaaagaaagagaaggatacagacagaaggcttaacaaaaatgaataataaaaactggTGACTGACTCTtcacagctgatggtgattggtcattatgtaaaaacaattcacattaaaccaatcaaacaatctccagaccacattccaaagcagccaaacacaggagaagcaaatcagataattatcatttacatttttctctgaagcttctcatcttcccaggagaagaaatcctggtgaagggatttttcagaaaatatgacaaaaaaCCATTGAGAGCAACAAGCCTGAGCAAACATACAATTCAACTGGGAAAAAACCAGAATTCACACACATTAAAATGAATGTGTTAAGTGGTTAAACCACATTAAAATGGTTAAAATGAACTGGCACAGAGTGGAGGGTCACTCCACACCTGCAGTGCCTcggtgctgctgcagtgctgaccAAACACACCCAAAACAAGGAAcggggaagagaaaaaagccaagccagagaaagaaaatgggcTAGGAAGGCGTGTTTGTTTGTCTGTCACCATAAGATACCACCTCAGACAGCAGTGACCAAAAGGAAAGTACTTGGGACAGTGTTTGTGAGGCCTCTAAGCGGCTTGGGCAGGATTTCAAGGGGGAGGACAATGCTATCAcctgagagcacagagcaggctctgccctCACAGACACAACCAGTGCATTCTGCTCTACTGCTGCACACCAGCCGCCTTCCCCAGCATCGACCACAGCCCGGGGACACGGCGGAAGAACCGCGTCCGCTCCCGCACCCGAACGGCCCCGGCCAGAGATCcgagcaggagctgccaccccGCCCCCGGGGAACCCGCGGAACCGGCTCCGACCGAGGCAGGGCACCTGCGAACGCTCCCCGGGCGCAGGCCCGTgaggcccggcccggccctgcccggtGTGCGGGCTCCGTGCGCCGCGCTCGCCGCCAGCCCCGCCTCACCCGGTTCTCCAGCTCGGCCGGGAACTTGCTCTGGAACTGGCAGCGCGTCCCGCCGCTGTAGTCGCGCTGGATGAACACCTTGCCCGACACAGGCGCCTGCTGCGGCCTCATCGCGCCGCCGCCCCGGTCCCGTCCGGTCCCTCCgctccgccgcccgccccgcgcacTTACGGCTGTCGCAAAACCGCGGCGGCTCCAGCTGAGGGCGGAAGTGCCGCTAGGCGCCACCAGGCGCGGCAGTGCGCTGGCGCAGCCTCGGAGGCCGCAGAACAGCAGGAGCGCGCATGCCTAAAAGTGCCCCTATTCTCTAGCGCTGTAAGCCCACATgacccccccccctccccggccGTACTTGGTACTGCCCAGGCTCACAGACACCGGTGTCCCGCGCTGTCCCGGGGCAAAGCGGTGTCCCGGTGCCCGGCGCTATCCCGGGGAACGGCACTGTCCCGGAGCCCACAGGCACCGGCGCTATCCCGGGGCTCGGCGCTATCCCGGCGCTGTCCCGGCGCCCCCCCCCGGCCGTACTTGGTACCGCCCGGGCCCACAGGCACCGGTGCCCGCCGCTGTCCCGGGGCTGGGCGATATCCCGGGACAAGGCGCTGTCCTGGCGCCGCCGCTCCCAGCTCGTTCATCATTTCCATGGTTTTTCCTAGAAAGCGAAGCCGCTGCGAGCACACCGACGCCCCcgcagctctgtccctgctggctgtgccgCCGCACACGGGTTGCGGTGGCGGCCCGTTAACCTTTGCCCGGAGCTCCGGGCTGCCGGGGGGCAGCGAGGCCAGCGCTCCCTCAGGCTGAGGCAAAGCTGGGAGCTGTCCTGTGGGCAGCCGAGAGCAGGGCCGTGTCGGTGGGAGCTCATCCTCCGGGACCCGTCCTTCAGGAGGGGCCCTTGGTCTGCTCGTGTTGACGGTGCCCCTCTGGTCCTGCTGAGAGCtgttaaaaatagattaaaaactGTTGTAAAAGAGTTGATAGATCGTTAAGCATGTACTGTTAGTTTGGTCATTCTAttgtaaaaggggttaaaagggtaGGTATAAGAAATCTGAAGTGcaccagagccagcctggacagagcTGCCATGGCCAATCAAGGCCTTAAACCTTCctgcaaatgaaggatccaaacAGACACCAACCCAAAGGGACAAAAACCAGGATAAAAAGGGGCTCCTGACCCACTGAATGGTGCTGCTCCATCGGGGCCATGGCTACACTGCTCCATCCTCCACGGGAAcgctcctgctcagcccagggccTGCTTTGGGCCtttcttttattataataaatgctgGAATCACTTCAGTACCGGGAGCCTGCTCTCGTTTTTATCAGAGCCATGGGCAAATCCAAGGTGTTGAGCAGCCACTGACCCCTTGCTCTTCATGGGCACAGTGGTTTCCAGCCTGACCAAGCACAGACCCTTTGAAACAGAAGTTTTCAGGCCACCTAAAGCAGTAGAGTTGCAAGAGGACAAATCAAATTTACAGACGTGGCTTAGATGAGGAGATATACTCACAAAGCAAATTTGTGTTATTTTATGTGCTTGAAAGATTCTAAGTCAGAGGTCCCTGTATGGTTTGAATTAGGTTGGGATAAGGGTATTCTGGAAAGCCAGATCTGGAGAAATTTTTATTCAGGGCATTTGAAATTGAGTAGGGGCcattcagcatttctgtaatgctctcaaataaaatattccagaacACAAGCTTCCACGTGCCAAAGAAAATGATGAATGCCTGAAAACAGATATATCTATCTTGTAGTAAATATTCAGGAATAGGATTTCATATGTGTATCAACATAGAAAGTGAGAATTTCAAAGGGtgctgctttaaaagaaaaactaaaaagaaaaccaga encodes the following:
- the GOLGA7 gene encoding golgin subfamily A member 7, with product MRPQQAPVSGKVFIQRDYSGGTRCQFQSKFPAELENRIDRQQFEETVRTLNNLYAEAEKLGGQSYLEGCLACLTAYTIFLCMETHYEKVLKKIAKFIQEQNEKIYAPQGLLLTDPIERGLRVIEITIYEDRGLTSGR
- the GINS4 gene encoding DNA replication complex GINS protein SLD5, yielding MRSGAGQLGRLAGAMAAATGGDSDGDSEELVLTPAQLIHSLEQAWLNEKFAPELLESKPEIIECVVEQLDHMEANLKRAKRGDLKVSVHHMEIERIRFVLSSYLRCRLVKIEKFFPHILEKEKSRAEGEPSILSPEEFAFAKEYMANTEAYLKNVALKHMPPNLQKVSLLKSVPKPNLDSFVFLRVLERQENILVEPETDEQREYAIDLEEGSQHLIRYRTVAPLVASGAVQLI
- the LOC115484418 gene encoding cuticle collagen 2C-like: MDAIGISHAGKSGSQPGACVQWWCACGTQASTHTYLHLHQDAVGHTPTQEAPCRSSTGSSQQDQRGTVNTSRPRAPPEGRVPEDELPPTRPCSRLPTGQLPALPQPEGALASLPPGSPELRAKVNGPPPQPVCGGTASRDRAAGASVCSQRLRFLGKTMEMMNELGAAAPGQRLVPGYRPAPGQRRAPVPVGPGGTKYGRGGAPGQRRDSAEPRDSAGACGLRDSAVPRDSAGHRDTALPRDSAGHRCL